A window of the Trichoderma asperellum chromosome 6, complete sequence genome harbors these coding sequences:
- a CDS encoding uncharacterized protein (TransMembrane:12 (i58-77o83-100i107-124o136-158i165-185o191-215i286-303o343-364i385-404o416-441i462-480o492-510i)): MGKTEEPSPYGDVEAQDAISVAAAPVSAFDSYDAQKVENEQQHIGTLDRRLKARHVQFLALSGAIGTGLFVGSGQVLSLAGPLSAFLCYIITGFNLYCVINSLGEMAAWLPIPGAVPVFASRFVDPALGFTLGWNYWYQFAIGVPIEVSACAIIVDFWPNDVPKAALITVFFAAMVIVNCLPVRIYGEAEFAFGAIKLTTIIGLILLMFIITVGGSPSGDQIGFRYWHHPGPMNAYLEDGALGRFLAFFKVFISATFAYGGSEIVVVASGETKDPRRNIKRSVRRVFWRILLFYVLSIFLVGLCVSSEDPNLLNAINSSAPGVGASPFVIAIKNAGIKVLPHIINAVVLSSAWSAGNSFFYASTRVLYSAALDGKAPAILKYEKFGVPYACVALTTALSCLVYLNVNNQSSEVFFWISNLSAVSTLIVWASVSFMYLRFYYALRYNGIDRDTLPYKSPFQPFLGYFALIFCLVVALFNGFDCFFPGRFSAKSFIPPYIDIPIFLSLFFGYKLVKKTKFVGLAEMDLWSGKAEIDRLESTWVKPVPRNFLERIWFWIA, from the coding sequence ATGGGCAAAACGGAAGAGCCATCGCCTTATGGCGATGTCGAAGCTCAAGATGCCAtctctgttgctgctgccccCGTCAGCGCATTCGACAGCTACGATGCTCAAAAGGTAGAAAATGAGCAGCAACATATCGGCACGCTGGATCGTCGCCTCAAAGCTCGTCACGTTCAATTCCTTGCTCTTTCTGGAGCTATCGGCACAGGTCTCTTCGTCGGCAGCGGCCAGGTTCTCTCTTTAGCAGGGCCCCTCTCTGCATTTTTATGCTACATCATCACGGGCTTCAACTTGTATTGTGTAATCAATAGCTTGGGTGAAATGGCAGCTTGGCTGCCGATTCCCGGTGCAGTACCGGTTTTTGCTTCGCGGTTTGTTGACCCAGCGCTGGGATTCACTCTGGGATGGAATTACTGGTATCAGTTTGCTATTGGTGTGCCGATCGAGGTGTCGGCTTGTGCCATTATTGTTGACTTTTGGCCAAACGATGTGCCCAAAGCTGCACTTATAACCGTATTCTTTGCTGCCATGGTCATTGTTAATTGCCTTCCCGTACGGATATATGGAGAAGCCGAGTTTGCGTTTGGAGCTATCAAGTTGACTACAATCATTGGTTTGATCCTCCTCATGTTCATCATTACAGTGGGCGGATCTCCATCTGGGGACCAAATCGGCTTCCGATATTGGCACCATCCGGGCCCGATGAACGCTTATCTGGAAGACGGTGCGTTGGGCCGCTTTCTGGCTTTTTTCAAGGTCTTCATCTCAGCTACTTTTGCCTATGGCGGCAGTGAGATTGTGGTAGTCGCATCAGGCGAGACGAAAGACCCGCGGCGAAATATCAAGCGCTCTGTCAGACGAGTATTCTGGCGCATCTTACTATTCTACGTTCTTTCCATCTTCCTTGTTGGGCTTTGCGTCTCATCTGAAGATCCGAATCTGCTCAATGCTATCAACAGCTCTGCTCCCGGTGTCGGTGCGAGCCCCTTTGTTATCGCTATTAAGAACGCAGGCATCAAAGTTCTTCCTCATATCATTAACGCAGTTGTCTTATCATCTGCCTGGTCTGCCGGAAACTCTTTCTTCTACGCGTCCACGCGAGTGCTCTATTCAGCTGCTTTGGACGGCAAAGCGCCCGCAATCCTCAAGTATGAAAAGTTTGGCGTGCCGTATGCCTGTGTAGCCTTGACAACCGCCCTTAGCTGCTTGGTCTATCTTAACGTTAACAACCAGTCTTCGGAGGTCTTCTTCTGGATCAGCAACCTGAGTGCTGTCAGTACTCTTATTGTTTGGGCCAGCGTATCTTTCATGTATCTCCGTTTTTACTACGCCCTGAGGTACAACGGCATCGACCGTGATACTCTACCTTACAAATCCCCATTCCAGCCATTTTTGGGATATTTTGCACTCATCTTCTGCCTCGTGGTTGCTCTGTTCAATGGATTTGACTGCTTCTTCCCTGGCCGATTTAGCGCCAAGTCATTTATCCCGCCATATATTGATATTCCCATTTTCTTATCCTTATTTTTCGGCTATAAACTCGTCAAGAAGACAAAATTCGTTGGATTGGCTGAGATGGATCTCTGGTCAGGCAAGGCTGAGATTGATAGATTGGAGTCAACGTGGGTAAAGCCCGTACCAAGAAATTTCTTAGAGAGGATCTGGTTCTGGATTGCCTAA
- a CDS encoding uncharacterized protein (CAZy:GH12~SECRETED:SignalP(1-16)), translating into MKLLQIAPTLLPVAVAAQSSCSQYAQFSGGNYALSNNLWGQSAGSGSGCITEISLGSSAVWSTNWNWSGGQSNVKGYPNTALNIPNKRLVSSISSMPTTAQWSYTGSSIRADVAYDLFTASNPNHVTYSGDYELMIWLGKYGDIGPIGSSQGTVNVGGSSWTLYYGYNGAMQVYSFVAPGNLTNWNGDVKNFYNYLQNNKGYPASSQYVLSYQFGTEAFTGSGTLNATWSASIN; encoded by the exons ATGAAGCTTCTTCAGATTGCGCCCACTCTATTGCCAGTGGCTGTTGCCGCCCAAAGCTCTTGCAGCCAATATGCACAGTTCTCTGGCGGCAACTATGCACTGAGCAACAATCTTTGGGGACAATCCGCCGGTAGTGGCTCTGGCTGTATCACTGAGATATCCTTAGGCTCTTCCGCTGTGTGGTCGACGAACTGGAACTGGTCTGGAGGACAGAGCAACGTCAAGGGATACCCCAATACTGCTCTTAATATTCCAAACAAGCGACTTGTCAGCAGCATCTCAAGCATGCCCACTACTGCCCAATGGAGCTAcactggcagcagcatccgCGCCGATGTGGCCTATGATCTTTTTACTGCGTCAAATCCCAACCATGTCACGTATTCTGGAGACTACGAACTCATGATTTG GCTCGGAAAATACGGAGATATTGGCCCCATTGGATCCTCTCAAGGGACAGTCAATGTCGGTGGCTCAAGCTGGACACTCTACTACGGCTACAATGGCGCCATGCAAGTGTATAGTTTCGTAGCTCCCGGCAACCTCACCAATTGGAATGGCGATGTCAAAAACTTTTACAACTATCTTCAGAATAACAAGGGATACCCTGCGTCAAGTCAATATGTCCTCA GCTACCAATTTGGCACCGAGGCTTTCACGGGAAGCGGAACCTTGAATGCCACATGGTCAGCGTCTATCAATTAA
- a CDS encoding uncharacterized protein (EggNog:ENOG41) — MLAMRFRAPRLLSRGMATVSSATKAASSPGLHWPAVVRPSASEIKNSRLDERSLEKAVRHIHQDGLVVIEDVVPHEDIDQLNTKMVEDARVLQNMGDKGPFNYNQGNLQQDAPPVAEFFYPSIFTNPIATQITSAVLGPRPKWTFCSANAAMPPLPGASPQRQPVHSDADFAHPSHPFALVVNVPLVTMTPENGSTELWLGTHQTDITFQEGAHGERASGRIKENHLRDREAIRPPVQPIVKKGSIVLRDLRLWHAGMPNPSDQVRIMLAMIHFAPWYRNTMRLEFGDNLKPVLEKLDQQGQLGLDIPVDWVSREDALQGYLNRGFGNSYDFNQTP, encoded by the exons ATGCTTGCAATGCGTTTTCGAGCCCCTCGACTGCTGAGTCGGGGTATGGCCACAGTTTCTTCAGCAACAAAAGCTGCTTCATCTCCTGGCCTTCACTGGCCGGCTGTGGTTCGCCCCAGTGCCAGTGAGATCAAGAATTCTAGACTCGACGAGCGTAGTCTGGAAAAGGCAGTGCGGCACATCCATCAAGATGGTCTTGTAGTGATTGAAGATGTCGTGCCTCACGAAGACATTGATCAGCTCAACACCAAGATGGTAGAAGATGCCCGCGTGCTCCAAAATATGGGAGACAAAGGACCATTTAACTACAACCAAGGAAATTTACAGCAAGATGCGCCTCCTGTTGCGGAGTTTTTCTACCCATCAATATTCACAA ACCCTATTGCGACACAGATTACTTCAGCCGTCCTTGGGCCTCGGCCAAAGTGGACATTCTGCTCTGCCAACGCAGCCATGCCTCCTCTCCCGGGCGCATCTCCTCAGCGCCAACCAGTGCACTCAGATGCTGACTTTGCGCATCCTTCGCATCCTTTCGCCCTTGTCGTCAATGTCCCACTAGTAACTATGACCCCGGAAAACGGTTCAACTGAGCTCTGGCTCGGAACACACCAGACTGACATTACCTTTCAAGAAGGCGCACATGGAGAGCGAGCAAGTGGTCGCATTAAGGAGAATCACCTGCGTGATCGAGAGGCGATTCGCCCGCCGGTCCAACCCATCGTGAAGAAGGGTTCAATCGTGTTGCGAGACCTTAGGTTATGGCATGCTGGTATGCCGAACCCCTCTGACCAAGTCCGGATTATGCTGGCCATGATCCATTTTGCTCCATGGTACAGGAATACTATGAGACTGGAATTTGGAGACAATTTGAAACCCGTTCTGGAGAAGCTTGACCAACAGGGCCAGCTAGGACTGGATATTCCAGTGGATTGGGTTAGTCGTGAAGACGCCTTGCAAGGCTATCTGAATCGCGGCTTCGGGAATAGTTATGACTTTAATCAGACCCCTTGA
- a CDS encoding uncharacterized protein (EggNog:ENOG41): MPRALNNAGDEATPVCGQCRKSGRYCARLLKSFRFSAYSYQSGTGSLSKEAAEKRKLPSPENPRDALQSPDVAWYFHNYIAEPAKWYDLGDASRLFATWVPELALDEPLLFSAIVALSAEHVSQTTKSKPAKAVAEFYHGHCVHRLILLDEKTELLRNGVALAAVCLLRSYEILNEDIDPNRHLQGAYSLASCEDSIAASPPGSLLAAGFWNYLREDITFSLFESCPLKMEVTMAAAPSLTGDQDQLHSMTLILGQVINKAFGYQISEPEWERLVSMVQTWLDKLPSNVKPFSRSQSVTPSAVGELPCFWFLQDFHASARQYALIALTILAAFAPLNQLSMLPSVCDDAELITADVSKGDLLETYAIEICGIAFTTNIPSVLVNSFGPIAYCGKFIRSEATRQEVIRRLSACKRSVGWPVERLISSLKDSWTAELESPSFSGEAGPGSGS, from the exons ATGCCTCGAGCACTGAATAATGCGG GTGATGAGGCCACCCCCGTCTGTGGCCAATGCAGAAAGTCTGGAAGATACTGCGCGCGTCTTCTGAAGTCGTTTAGGTTTTCAGCCTACTCTTATCAATCAGGGACGGGAAGTCTTTCTAAAG AGGCCgctgaaaagagaaaactccCCTCCCCCGAAAATCCGCGAGATGCACTTCAGTCACCAGATGTGGCCTGGTATTTTCACAACTACATTGCGGAGCCTGCAAAGTGGTATGACCTCGGCGATGCCTCACGTCTATTTGCCACATGGGTCCCTGAGCTTGCTCTGGATGAACCGCTCCTTTTCAGTGCCATAGTTGCTTTGTCTGCGGAGCATGTGAGCCAAACAACGAAATCTAAGCCTGCAAAGGCAGTAGCTGAATTCTATCATGGACACTGCGTCCATCGCCTGATCCTATTGGACGAAAAGACCGAATTGCTGAGAAACGGGGTTGCCCTAGCGGCCGTATGTTTATTACGATCATACGAGATTTTAAATG AGGACATTGACCCCAACAGACACCTTCAAGGCGCGTATTCATTAGCATCGTGTGAAGACTCTATTGCAGCGAGCCCCCCGGGAAGTCTCCTAGCTGCTGGATTCTGGAACTACCTCCGTGAGgatattacttttagcttatttGAAAGCTGCCCATTAAAAATGGAAGTGACAATGGCTGCCGCTCCAAGTTTGACTGGTGATCAAGACCAGCTCCACTCCATGACGCTCATACTTGGTCAAGTTATCAACAAGGCCTTCGGCTATCAAATCTCAGAACCTGAGTGGGAGAGATTAGTTTCCATGGTTCAAACTTGGCTCGACAAGCTCCCATCAAACGTCAAACCATTCTCAAGAAGTCAGAGTGTGACTCCATCGGCGGTTGGTGAATTGCCATGCTTCTGGTTCCTACAAGACTTTCATG CTTCTGCAAGGCAGTATGCCCTCATCGCGCTCACTATACTTGCCGCATTTGCACCTTTGAATCAGCTCTCAATGTTGCCCAGCGTATGTGATGACGCCGAACTCATTACCGCCGATGTGAGTAAGGGGGATTTACTGGAAACCTACGCTATCGAAATCTGCGGAATTGCATTCACAACGAATATTCCATCCGTCCTTGTAAACTCTTTCGGCCCTATTGCGTATT GCGGCAAATTCATACGGTCCGAAGCCACCAGGCAAGAAGTCATTCGCCGCCTGTCCGCGTGTAAACGGTCTGTGGGATGGCCTGTTGAACGTTTAATTTCCAGCCTAAAGGACTCATGGACTGCGGAGCTGGAATCTCCCAGTTTTTCTGGGGAAGCGGGTCCTGGGTCTGGATCTTAG
- a CDS encoding uncharacterized protein (SECRETED:SignalP(1-19)) translates to MRSATFATILGCAVYGSQAIILPQWPGNWPVNWFDNWFGRLDHFPENPCEWIGGTCDPIIAGTSFCTGVNEAPITGVPCAPSSLLSVGCCWHAPVIKKD, encoded by the exons ATGCGTTCTGCTACCTTCGCCACTATCCTCGG CTGTGCCGTCTACG GATCCCAGGCCATCATCCTTCCCCAGTGGCCCGGCAACTGGCCCGTTAACTGGTTCGACAACTGGTTCGGAAGACTCGACCACTTTCCCGAGAACCCCTGTGAGTGGATTGGAGGAACTTGCGACCCAATTATCGCGGGCACGTCTTTCTGCACTGGCGTCAACGAGGCTCCCATTACCGGCGTGCCTTGTGCCCCCTCAAGCCTTCTTAGtgttggctgctgctggcacgCACCTGTAATCAAGAAGGACTAA
- a CDS encoding uncharacterized protein (EggNog:ENOG41) encodes MDTSLGPLAASVEPALLPPRTPLHGRYTSVVPLHPQHWRAIYRHLGGEENAWRWKYMPLEGFLTEEICEATITAWSATKDPMYYAVLSGPASEPTSEPAGIVSYQAIVPNHRRIEIGWVIFGDVLKHSREGTEAFFLFMKHAFVDLGYLRVEWKANNLNAASLAAARRLGFSFEGVFRKHMIIKGRHRDSAWLSILDDEWPAARKGFEAWLEESNFDENGKQKKGLSECRDESQ; translated from the exons ATGGACACATCGCTGGGACCACTCGCCGCATCGGTCGAGCCGGCCCTTCTCCCGCCAAGGACGCCTCTACACGGCCGCTACACGTCTGTGGTTCCGCTCCACCCTCAGCATTGGCGAGCGATTTATAGACATCTcggaggagaggaaaatGCCTGGCGATGGAAATATATGCCCCTTGAAGGCTTCCTCACCGAGGAGATATGCGAGGCGACGATCACGGCATGGTCTGCAACAAAAGATCCCATGTACTATGCGGTACTTTCGGGCCCTGCTTCCGAGCCCACTTCGGAGCCGGCTGGCATCGTGTCGTACCAGGCAATTGTTCCAAACCACCGAAGAATTGAAATTGGATGGGTGATATTTGGGGACGTCCTAAAACACTCTAGAGAAGGGACGGAAgcattttttctcttcatgaaGCATGCGTTTGTGGATCTGGGATATCTACGTGTCGAGTGGAAGGCCAATAATCTCAATGCAGcaagcttggcagcagctcggcGACTGGGATTTTCGTTTGAGGGGGTTTTCAG GAAGCACATGATTATAAAGGGCAGACACCGAGATTCGGCCTGGTTGAGCATATTAGATGACGAATGGCCTGCTGCTCGGAAGGGATTCGAGGCATGGCTGGAGGAGTCGAACTTTGATGAGAATGgaaagcagaagaaaggACTAAGCGAATGCAGAGATGAATCGCAGTAG
- a CDS encoding uncharacterized protein (EggNog:ENOG41~TransMembrane:5 (o200-222i277-298o318-337i368-386o392-411i)) encodes MAPTHSDTASIEELRRAPSEPTAAAAGERPTQTAPIGTGGDGNAVCADDASGTTKNGGDPDGVQQQLPQDDEQRQHPEIQQQQSYHREGVSTPVLNEKCDASIATPKTAVLPRATTFGSTFTTFTTSSSTFGLLSPVPACDIPESTPPDRVTLVKAEKGDGYVPQSNKLKNDLYPAVGYLELANAGDFAANVWNSYPVPVYATVFMAVGATFAGIMSVFALLDSRRAWRNVNFLRKQRRELKETRARRAAKSQPTRDLDVLLSVIFRELGTEGVNRWMLNMFMGVGAVLICVGTYLAIAGANPGIFLASNLLSGYIGNAPIAIFGAINSCWAFYIFCKAQGHINAAARAIPGTQSLALIKRRSRNVQIYASINGTATTLGGVGSMITATRWWGYVILIPVILASVFCNHWWRTRAGYSRRDLVPFGLSIMSVDELSTALEFAARAQVKIKEQKKTPINPFVSDPSSLRSILTFIQEQELLEPFCMRLVEDAGLRTTIGYPNNPAAIEIQAASLLNLPKECHPAIIQVAQDTVRKTGPKHFQYRERYAAELLGTYLAISRQEAKRRERTGSQSEKPRR; translated from the coding sequence ATGGCGCCAACCCACAGCGACACAGCCTCAATAGAGGAACTACGGCGCGCTCCGTCAGAACCtactgctgcggctgcaggAGAGCGACCAACCCAGACAGCGCCTATTGGCACTGGCGGCGATGGTAATGCCGTTTGTGCCGACGATGCTTCTGGTACTACCAAGAATGGTGGTGATCCGGATGGagtgcagcaacagcttccCCAGGACGATGaacagcggcagcatccagaaatacagcagcagcagagttaTCATCGCGAGGGAGTTTCCACGCCCGTGTTAAACGAAAAGTGCGACGCCTCCATTGCAACACCCAAGACAGCCGTCTTGCCGCGTGCCACCACATTCGGATCTACATTCACCACATTCACCACCTCATCTTCCACCTTTGGCCTCCTTTCGCCTGTTCCTGCATGCGACATTCCTGAATCGACGCCACCAGATCGCGTCACCCTAGTTAAGGCCGAGAAGGGAGATGGCTATGTGCCCCAGAGCAACAAGTTGAAGAACGACCTTTACCCTGCCGTTGGTTACCTGGAACTAGCTAATGCAGGCGACTTCGCTGCCAATGTGTGGAACTCATACCCAGTCCCGGTCTATGCAACCGTCTTTATGGCGGTTGGAGCAACATTTGCTGGCATCATGTCTGTCTTTGCGCTTCTGGACTCGCGGCGTGCCTGGCGAAATGTGAATTTTCTCCGCAAGCAGCGACGCGAGTTGAAGGAGACGCGAGCTCGCAGAGCGGCAAAATCACAGCCCACAAGGGATTTAGATGTCCTTTTGTCTGTCATCTTTCGCGAACTTGGTACAGAGGGTGTCAACCGCTGGATGCTCAACATGTTTATGGGCGTCGGTGCTGTGCTCATCTGTGTAGGCACGTATCTTGCCATTGCTGGAGCCAACCCAGGCATCTTCTTAGCCAGTAACCTCCTCTCTGGATACATCGGTAATGCgcccatcgccatctttgGCGCCATCAACTCTTGCTGGGCATTCTACATCTTCTGTAAGGCTCAGGGGCATATCAACGCAGCTGCTAGGGCCATTCCCGGCACCCAATCCCTGGCTCTCATAAAGAGGCGCAGCAGGAACGTGCAGATTTACGCTTCCATCAATGGCACTGCCACGACTTTAGGAGGAGTCGGCTCCATGATCACCGCAACACGGTGGTGGGGCTACGTCATATTAATACCTGTCATCTTGGCCTCGGTGTTCTGCAATCACTGGTGGCGTACCAGGGCTGGTTATTCACGCAGAGATTTGGTTCCCTTTGGATTGTCGATAATGAGCGTCGATGAACTGTCTACAGCCTTGGAGTTTGCTGCCAGAGCACAGGTTAAGATCaaagagcagaagaagacaCCGATCAACCCATTTGTTTCGGACCCGTCGTCTCTGCGGTCTATACTTACATTTATCCAAGAACAGGAATTGCTCGAACCCTTTTGCATGCGGCTTGTTGAAGATGCAGGCTTACGGACGACTATCGGTTATCCCAATAATCCCGCAGCAATTGAAATCCAAGCCGCTTCTCTGCTGAATCTCCCCAAAGAGTGTCACCCGGCAATTATCCAGGTTGCTCAGGACACGGTTCGAAAGACCGGGCCGAAACACTTCCAATATCGAGAGCGATATGCGGCTGAACTGCTTGGTACATACCTTGCCATTTCGCGGCAAGAAGCGAAACGAAGAGAGAGGACCGGATCTCAATCTGAGAAACCTAGACGGTGA